The Pedosphaera parvula Ellin514 genome window below encodes:
- a CDS encoding GNAT family N-acetyltransferase: MDIRPAQRTDAAGIAHVHVDCWRSTYAGLVPQAHLETLSHQQREKDWDSWLAPSGNIHVFVAIQEHQIVGFASAGAYRGANQDFQAELYAIYLLPEYHRRGIGSRLICEAIQKLLQEQMFSMIAWVFTRNPARQFYEKLGGKQIAEKLVLVGGARLPAVAYGWQDVRVVLERCAGK, from the coding sequence ATGGACATTCGTCCGGCCCAACGGACCGATGCCGCCGGCATTGCACACGTCCATGTGGATTGCTGGCGAAGCACTTATGCAGGGCTTGTACCCCAAGCTCATCTGGAAACTCTTTCTCATCAGCAGCGCGAAAAGGATTGGGATTCCTGGCTGGCTCCAAGTGGAAATATTCATGTATTTGTCGCGATCCAGGAGCATCAGATCGTTGGATTCGCATCCGCAGGGGCTTATCGCGGAGCGAATCAGGATTTTCAAGCCGAGCTGTACGCCATTTATCTGCTGCCAGAATACCATCGCAGAGGAATTGGAAGTCGATTAATCTGCGAGGCGATCCAAAAACTTCTTCAAGAACAAATGTTCTCAATGATTGCCTGGGTTTTTACCCGCAACCCCGCACGACAATTCTATGAGAAGTTGGGCGGAAAGCAGATCGCAGAGAAACTGGTGCTGGTAGGGGGAGCAAGGCTGCCAGCAGTTGCGTACGGATGGCAGGATGTGCGAGTGGTTTTGGAGCGTTGTGCCGGAAAATAA
- a CDS encoding Gfo/Idh/MocA family protein, with protein sequence MANTLRVGMIGYRFMGKAHSNAWRQAPHFFPLKANVELHTICGRDAANVEAARKQFGWQNASTDWRAVVNSPDIDIIDINTPNDSHAEIAIAAAKAGKHILCEKPLALNVKQCDEMVAAVKKAKVVNMVCHNYRRIPAIAQAKKMIEEGTLGEIYHYHARYAQDWIVNPDFPLVWRLQKGVSGSGTHGDINAHIIDLGRYLVGEFKEVCGLMHTFIKERPLMDAGGKGQGLAANSGKKMGKVTVDDTALFIGRFKNGAVANLEATRFALGRKNHIEIEINGSKGSLHFDFEDMNRLKFFDNTNPADRMGFRDILVTQGGGVHPYVGQWWPPGHIIGYEHTFVHTIADFINACVEGKSVQPTFEDGLKNERVLEAVEESAKKRQWVKV encoded by the coding sequence ATGGCTAATACATTACGGGTCGGCATGATCGGGTATCGGTTTATGGGGAAAGCTCACTCCAACGCCTGGCGTCAGGCACCGCATTTCTTCCCCCTTAAAGCGAACGTGGAGCTGCACACCATTTGTGGCCGTGATGCCGCCAACGTAGAAGCAGCCCGCAAGCAATTCGGCTGGCAAAACGCCTCGACCGACTGGCGCGCTGTGGTTAATTCTCCGGATATCGACATCATTGACATCAACACCCCCAATGATTCCCACGCCGAAATTGCCATCGCGGCTGCCAAAGCCGGCAAACACATTCTCTGCGAAAAACCCCTTGCTCTCAACGTAAAGCAATGCGACGAAATGGTCGCTGCCGTGAAGAAGGCAAAAGTGGTGAACATGGTGTGCCATAACTATCGCCGCATTCCCGCAATCGCCCAGGCCAAAAAAATGATCGAGGAAGGCACCCTGGGAGAAATCTACCATTACCATGCGCGTTACGCGCAAGACTGGATTGTTAACCCCGACTTCCCACTGGTCTGGCGCCTGCAAAAAGGCGTGAGCGGCTCCGGCACTCACGGCGATATCAATGCTCATATCATCGATCTCGGCCGTTACCTCGTCGGCGAATTTAAGGAGGTTTGTGGTCTCATGCACACCTTCATCAAGGAACGCCCCCTTATGGACGCCGGCGGCAAAGGCCAGGGCCTCGCTGCCAATTCGGGAAAGAAAATGGGCAAGGTCACGGTCGATGATACAGCCCTGTTCATCGGCCGCTTCAAGAACGGCGCCGTCGCCAACCTCGAAGCCACCCGCTTCGCGCTCGGACGCAAAAATCACATCGAGATCGAAATCAACGGTTCCAAAGGTTCTCTCCACTTCGATTTCGAAGACATGAACCGCCTCAAGTTCTTCGACAACACGAATCCTGCCGATCGCATGGGTTTCCGCGACATCCTCGTCACCCAAGGCGGAGGCGTTCATCCGTACGTTGGCCAATGGTGGCCTCCTGGTCACATCATCGGTTATGAACACACCTTTGTACATACCATCGCCGATTTCATTAACGCTTGCGTTGAAGGCAAATCCGTCCAACCCACCTTCGAAGACGGTCTCAAAAATGAACGCGTGCTCGAAGCTGTCGAAGAGTCCGCCAAAAAACGGCAATGGGTGAAGGTATAG
- the lpxD gene encoding UDP-3-O-(3-hydroxymyristoyl)glucosamine N-acyltransferase — MSFTAAEIAKHLQGEVRGDASIVLKGFAPADRAQPGDLTFAENDTYFARAETSAASAILVSGDFSSKLKTIIRVVNARVAFAKVLPLFFPEPTFAAGIHSTAIVAPSAQVDATAHIGPYCVIGEGVRIGARTVLQGGNHVGAASQLGEDNNFFPNVTIYSRTQIGSRVRIHSGTVIGSDGFGYVFDEGAHRKVPQIGNVIIGDDVEIGANVTVDRGALGPTVIGKGTKIDNLVQIAHNVSIGEHSLLVAQVGVAGSCKLGNYVILGGQVGIAGHLKIGNRVTVAAQAGVMHDIKDGEKWIGSPAQPDRQGKRQMVAVHQLPALLRRVREIEKKLGLSTDERSQDKL, encoded by the coding sequence ATGTCTTTTACTGCTGCTGAAATTGCCAAACACCTTCAAGGGGAAGTTCGCGGCGATGCTTCCATTGTTTTGAAGGGGTTTGCCCCGGCGGATCGTGCGCAACCCGGTGATCTGACATTTGCGGAGAATGATACTTATTTCGCGCGGGCGGAAACCAGCGCTGCCTCTGCCATTCTCGTTTCCGGCGACTTCAGTTCCAAGCTGAAGACCATCATCCGCGTGGTGAATGCGAGAGTTGCTTTCGCGAAGGTTCTGCCGCTCTTTTTTCCTGAGCCAACCTTTGCTGCGGGGATTCATTCCACCGCCATTGTGGCTCCCAGTGCCCAGGTGGATGCCACGGCGCATATCGGGCCGTATTGCGTAATTGGTGAGGGAGTGAGGATTGGGGCGCGCACTGTGCTTCAAGGAGGCAATCATGTGGGAGCAGCTTCACAACTGGGTGAAGATAATAATTTTTTTCCAAATGTAACCATTTATTCACGCACTCAAATTGGCAGTCGGGTGCGCATACATTCTGGCACGGTCATAGGTTCAGATGGATTCGGATACGTGTTTGACGAAGGCGCCCACCGCAAAGTGCCGCAAATTGGGAATGTGATCATTGGTGACGATGTCGAAATCGGAGCCAATGTGACTGTGGATCGTGGGGCATTAGGGCCAACCGTGATCGGGAAGGGGACGAAGATTGATAACCTGGTTCAGATTGCTCACAACGTCTCCATTGGTGAACACAGCTTGTTAGTGGCACAGGTCGGCGTGGCAGGTAGCTGCAAACTGGGTAACTACGTTATTTTAGGTGGTCAGGTGGGAATTGCGGGACATTTGAAAATCGGCAACCGTGTAACCGTGGCGGCACAAGCCGGGGTCATGCATGACATCAAGGACGGAGAGAAGTGGATCGGCTCTCCCGCGCAACCGGATCGCCAGGGAAAACGCCAGATGGTGGCCGTTCACCAGCTACCGGCACTGCTTCGCAGAGTGCGGGAAATCGAGAAGAAACTCGGGTTAAGTACGGATGAGCGCTCACAAGACAAGCTATAA
- a CDS encoding DEAD/DEAH box helicase — protein sequence MAKVSLRNGNGVRSPSTTKYDAHHTVLSKTYGALADLRRELADSKAAVAGRTDILTQFSTCSDSQRAWLLLEDYFEKLSLSRKDFAGEDWWPRLMAATGKARLEQLAFLFLRAHRPLPTELVSNANLDHFAEVEEHEQEQKLVQQLENWLFPPTPTHLDSPRAALRVICRTQPDVDQPSRYRLGVQFHLYRIRTGEKQKTLAELIELTTRAAHEQELFLPADWEFIQWLAQTPFERQDGDATLILTDQELLHWLARWGHGMRLESAEGDGPLKFHGQVAELTPHLENEETELSFTHRLTLPGGEVHPLAEVKFFSGRPPLAFLANTFYLLRNAPPPLLLEHWAKKPSLPVRKLSHRLLKQLRKTRSVPGVDWEQLCVAHPAMPQFVFELLDDTVRLRLLACSDRDHSVWIWNGHEWQPNEPRKSANDKPEILDDPRLEPVTQWLRQLDWFTPEPGLWVGDANENFLNTLAVAWPDRPVNAEYLGNPSFHRLFLQPRQLRPRVVVKGSGIDWLAVSAEWEQEGMKLTPADLERLQTATGRFVKLPDSGWVELDSKAVQSAHEAMADLGVDGLIPVPHRIGIEQAAHLDETGLERFGDTPQANALKERLKEFKGTPSTDVPDSVKADLRPYQKEGFDFLCHLTQIKLGGILADDMGLGKTLQTLTWIAWLRERNSKNPKPSLVICPASVLHNWRREAERFTPHLKVLVLESGAARHNLRKQIPQHDLIVTNYALLRRDLEALQKFAFGAVILDEAQFIKNPTAQVTQSVKQLRGDHTLALTGTPLENRLLDLWSIVDFVQPGYLGNQEHFAQTYEPRGEDAENAQRIARRRLSAKLRPLMLRRLKHRVAKDLPERIEQRRDCQLGDDQRKLYLAELRRSREQVFQTVAEKGLSQSKIHVLAALTRLRQICCHPQLVGNDAQSGKTETLFELLDPLLTDGQKVLVFSQFVQVLKILEAECQQRQIRTHLLTGQTKQRQEVVAAFQSDPNAAVFLLSLRAAGTGLNLTNASYVVLYDPWWNPAVEAQAIDRSHRIGQVNTVNAYRLIAPGTVEEKIWELQQSKAQTIADVLGEEGFARSLTKTDLEYLFSED from the coding sequence ATGGCAAAAGTTTCGTTAAGAAACGGGAACGGAGTTCGTTCCCCCAGTACAACTAAATACGACGCACATCATACGGTCCTCTCAAAGACGTATGGTGCGCTCGCGGATCTCCGGCGGGAATTGGCTGATTCAAAAGCAGCCGTCGCCGGGCGTACCGACATTTTGACCCAATTCTCCACCTGCTCGGACTCCCAGCGCGCCTGGCTGTTGCTGGAGGATTATTTCGAGAAACTTTCCCTCTCCCGCAAAGACTTTGCCGGGGAGGACTGGTGGCCACGCCTGATGGCCGCAACGGGGAAGGCGCGGCTGGAACAACTGGCGTTTCTTTTCCTCCGCGCGCATCGCCCGCTGCCGACTGAATTGGTTTCCAATGCCAACCTGGATCATTTCGCGGAAGTCGAAGAACATGAGCAGGAGCAGAAATTGGTTCAGCAATTGGAGAACTGGTTGTTCCCGCCCACACCCACGCACCTTGATTCTCCGAGAGCTGCCTTGCGCGTGATTTGCCGCACGCAGCCCGATGTCGACCAACCCAGCCGATACCGGTTGGGAGTGCAATTCCATCTCTACCGCATACGCACCGGGGAAAAGCAAAAGACATTGGCAGAGTTAATCGAACTCACGACACGAGCTGCGCACGAACAGGAATTATTTTTGCCGGCTGACTGGGAGTTCATTCAATGGCTGGCGCAAACGCCATTTGAACGCCAGGATGGTGACGCCACGCTGATATTAACGGATCAGGAATTATTGCATTGGCTGGCGCGTTGGGGGCACGGAATGCGGTTGGAATCAGCCGAGGGAGATGGTCCGCTGAAATTTCATGGGCAGGTGGCAGAGTTGACCCCGCACCTGGAAAATGAAGAGACAGAACTCTCCTTCACCCATCGGCTGACGTTGCCTGGTGGAGAAGTGCATCCTCTGGCGGAGGTTAAATTCTTTTCCGGAAGACCGCCGCTCGCATTTCTCGCAAACACTTTTTATCTGCTGCGAAATGCCCCACCTCCATTGCTGCTGGAGCATTGGGCCAAGAAGCCTTCATTGCCGGTTCGCAAGCTAAGTCATCGCCTGTTGAAACAGTTGCGCAAAACCCGTTCCGTTCCCGGAGTGGATTGGGAACAGCTTTGCGTGGCGCACCCGGCAATGCCGCAATTTGTCTTTGAACTGCTGGATGATACCGTGCGCCTGCGGTTGCTAGCGTGCAGCGATCGCGATCACAGTGTCTGGATTTGGAACGGGCATGAATGGCAACCCAACGAGCCTAGAAAGTCCGCAAACGACAAGCCGGAAATCCTGGACGACCCGCGTTTGGAGCCTGTGACCCAGTGGCTTCGGCAACTCGATTGGTTCACACCAGAACCCGGGTTGTGGGTGGGAGATGCCAATGAAAACTTTTTAAACACTCTGGCAGTTGCCTGGCCGGATCGCCCGGTCAATGCCGAATATCTTGGCAATCCGTCGTTTCATCGGCTCTTCCTCCAGCCCCGTCAATTGCGTCCGCGCGTGGTGGTCAAAGGCAGCGGGATTGATTGGCTCGCCGTTTCTGCGGAATGGGAACAGGAAGGCATGAAGCTCACACCCGCCGATTTGGAGCGATTGCAAACCGCGACCGGCCGCTTCGTCAAGTTGCCGGATTCAGGCTGGGTCGAACTCGATTCGAAAGCCGTACAGTCGGCCCATGAAGCCATGGCCGATTTGGGGGTGGACGGATTAATTCCTGTGCCGCATCGCATTGGGATTGAGCAGGCTGCACATCTGGACGAAACAGGGTTGGAACGGTTTGGCGACACGCCACAGGCAAATGCACTCAAAGAACGGCTGAAAGAATTCAAAGGAACGCCTTCGACAGATGTTCCAGATTCGGTAAAGGCCGATTTACGCCCCTATCAGAAGGAGGGCTTTGATTTCCTTTGCCATCTCACCCAAATTAAGCTCGGCGGGATTCTGGCTGACGATATGGGATTGGGCAAAACCCTGCAGACACTTACCTGGATCGCCTGGCTGCGGGAACGCAATAGCAAGAACCCCAAGCCTTCATTGGTAATCTGTCCGGCCTCGGTGTTGCATAACTGGCGTCGCGAAGCTGAGCGGTTCACGCCGCATTTGAAAGTATTGGTTCTGGAGAGTGGGGCTGCCAGACACAACCTTCGCAAGCAGATTCCACAGCACGATTTAATTGTAACCAATTACGCCTTGCTGCGGCGCGACCTGGAAGCGTTGCAGAAGTTTGCGTTCGGCGCAGTGATTCTCGATGAAGCTCAATTTATCAAGAACCCCACGGCGCAGGTGACCCAATCGGTGAAACAGTTGCGTGGAGACCACACACTGGCCCTCACCGGAACGCCTTTGGAAAATCGCCTGCTGGATCTCTGGAGCATTGTTGATTTCGTGCAGCCCGGATATTTGGGAAACCAGGAGCACTTTGCGCAGACGTACGAACCCCGTGGAGAAGATGCGGAAAATGCCCAGCGCATCGCCCGGCGACGGCTCTCGGCGAAGTTGCGCCCCTTGATGCTGCGCCGCTTGAAACATCGCGTCGCCAAGGATCTGCCAGAGCGCATTGAGCAGCGTCGGGATTGCCAGTTGGGCGACGATCAGCGGAAACTTTATCTGGCCGAATTGCGGCGCAGTCGCGAGCAGGTATTTCAGACTGTGGCCGAGAAGGGACTTAGCCAGAGCAAGATTCATGTATTGGCTGCTTTAACGCGCTTGCGGCAGATTTGCTGTCATCCACAATTGGTCGGCAACGACGCACAATCCGGCAAGACCGAAACGCTTTTTGAGTTACTCGACCCGCTCCTGACGGATGGACAAAAAGTCCTGGTGTTCAGCCAGTTTGTGCAGGTATTGAAGATTCTCGAAGCCGAGTGCCAGCAGCGTCAAATCCGGACACATTTACTCACCGGCCAGACCAAACAGCGTCAGGAAGTGGTTGCTGCCTTCCAGAGCGATCCCAATGCTGCGGTTTTCCTTCTGAGTCTGCGAGCAGCAGGAACGGGGCTGAATCTTACCAACGCCAGCTACGTGGTGCTGTATGATCCCTGGTGGAATCCTGCGGTTGAGGCGCAAGCAATCGACCGTTCGCACCGAATCGGCCAGGTTAATACCGTCAATGCCTATCGCTTGATTGCTCCGGGAACGGTGGAAGAAAAGATTTGGGAATTGCAGCAGAGCAAGGCCCAGACCATCGCCGATGTTTTGGGTGAGGAAGGATTTGCCCGCAGCTTAACCAAGACGGATTTGGAATACCTTTTCTCAGAGGATTAA
- a CDS encoding tetratricopeptide repeat protein, with translation MDYPDQHHLRAAIGWLELGNPTEANEELDQISPSLRSDPDVLELRWAILASAKKWEACLETGNVLVQLAPDRPTAWKHRSVALHFLKRTQEAYEQMSPAIDKFPQDWVIRYDFACYCAQLGKLEEARAQLQKASELGDAGKVKSMALEDPDLEPLWAEIRAPKKNLGQD, from the coding sequence TTGGATTATCCGGATCAGCATCACCTTCGGGCTGCGATCGGTTGGCTGGAGCTGGGAAATCCTACTGAAGCAAACGAGGAGTTGGACCAAATTTCTCCCTCCCTTCGTTCTGATCCTGACGTGTTGGAATTGCGTTGGGCCATCCTTGCCAGCGCCAAAAAGTGGGAAGCCTGCCTGGAAACAGGGAATGTTCTGGTTCAACTCGCTCCCGACCGCCCTACTGCCTGGAAACACCGTTCAGTCGCCCTCCACTTCCTCAAACGAACGCAGGAGGCTTACGAGCAGATGTCACCTGCGATTGACAAGTTTCCCCAGGATTGGGTTATCCGATATGATTTTGCCTGCTATTGTGCTCAACTCGGCAAGTTGGAGGAGGCACGGGCACAATTGCAGAAGGCATCAGAATTGGGAGACGCCGGGAAGGTAAAATCAATGGCTCTGGAAGATCCCGATCTTGAACCGTTATGGGCGGAGATCAGGGCACCGAAAAAGAATCTCGGTCAGGATTGA